The Topomyia yanbarensis strain Yona2022 chromosome 3, ASM3024719v1, whole genome shotgun sequence nucleotide sequence ttcctgtttttttttattgaatctaGAAAAATTCCCTATATATTCTTATTTTTGCGTGCTCTACAGTGCCGCAGCCTCTTAAGTTAGCTCCTTTAATTCCAATTTCACTACCGTCGCATTGGCGCGTTGGtcaaaaacattcgattcaatTTGTTCATCCGAAAAATTACCATCGGGATATCAGTTCCGGTCCATACAATCGTACACATAAGATGGATTTATTGTCTAGCTAGCGACCCAGTCAGCTACTGATGAGGAGAaaacgaaacacaaaaatccaacAGTAACAAGAACAGCCTTGGACATTCTTTAGCAAATGAGAATAATCTTAACCTAAGTGATAAAGTAATACAGCGTCGAGTAtagttcattttttttatattcatttaAACCTTCTCGACCCATACATAGTAAATCTGGTATCAGTATCTGTTCTTATCGATGGTAGTTCAAATTCTTACTGCAGAATGACGAAACGCCGAGTTTAATCGGTTTCCATATTTCCGTTTCCTGAAACAAAAAGGAGGgggaaaacaaaacttaatcaATTGTAATGGCAACAATCGTAATCGAACTAAAGCTATGGTTTGGCAATCTTCTCTCGTCACCTGAAAGAAAACGTTAAATGAGTACTGGTAGGTAGAAAGTAAAAGTAAAACTCAACGTCCACCATCTGCCACACTTATCCCCTTCCTTTCAAAGAGACTCCTGCAATGATATCTTAAACAAAATTTTGCGCTAGTAGCGCAAATCGATTCTCGAATTTACCGTTCAACATAAAATCGCCGCTTATCTGGCCGGATTGCAATATTCTGGTGAGCCGTTCAACCTCGTGCAGATTGGTGGCCCGTTTGATGGCCTCCCTGATGCGCTGAATGTCCGCCGGCGTAGCATTGTGTACCGATGGTTTGTCCGGAACTGGCATCGACAATTTCGCTTTCCGCATAATTTCCCGGTGCAACTCTTTGCCTTTTTTACTCTTGAACAGTTCCTTCGCTGCCTCCCGTTCCTTTGCTTTAATCTTTCTGAAATCTAACAACCGCAGATTCGGAAACCGAAATGCTACGTACTCGCGATAGTGCTGCTTCGTGGATACCGGGTTCGTTAACAGCGAAAGGGTTTGCAACTTTGGTAGCTTTGTGAGTGGTTCCAGATCACCTAGTTCTTGAATATTGTTACCGGTAAGGATCACACTCTCTAGGTTTGGTAGCGACTCGTGCAGAATATCACTTATCCTTCTGTAGTTGAAGTAGATATTAGTCCTCtaaatatgaaatttaaaatttgcggTTAACTTACACTATTCTATTGTTGTTCATTAGCAAACATTTTAACCTAGGTAAATGCGGGAAACCATCCAATTTGCGAATGTCGTTATCGGAGAAATCGAACGTATCGAATTGATCTAGTGTTGCACCCATATTCTCGATCTGTGGAATTTTGTATCCTGGAAAGTGCACGGAAGCATTTATAATCACAATAATCTACCACATTTTCAAACGCTTACCTCTCAAATCCAATTCGCGATCTCTACATGGATTCATGTACTGCATTGATTGATTAATCAAATCTGGCGTTAGTTTTACCATTTTGATAAATTAATCTAAAcgtaaatattaaattaaaattaatttgaaCAGACTTCAACAAACTAAACGTTCTGCTCGGACGCGGCTCTTTAGCAATGTGTCATTATGATAGGATCGTCCAATCAAACTCATCAAGAATTCCGTCTCAAATAAACCAACCGATTCAGAGTAATGGTATCGAATAATTCATTTGAGTGCGAATTTTGACAGAAGCTAGCCGGAGTTCTAGTTAATTTGATTGGGCCGGCTTCAGTGTCAGGTATAGAATCCACCTACACAGCAGAGTTGCCAGAAGATTATGTATATTAGTTAGCAcaaacccggtcaaaccattcggaatttgattcggaatcctgaatggagtcagtatggattccaaatcaaatgcaacaaccgattctgaaaccgattgagtcggaatcggttcccactgagacgtccaaaaaattgtttcaaaatcgttcaacacgggtccaacgctggacgttcgttgaacggttatttggacgttgtccaaattggtccaacgaacgtccttcattggacgattttgaaaccaaccgttcttagagggttgatgcatttgatttgaaatccatacccctctaagaacggttggcttcaaaatcgtccaatgaaggacgttcgttggaccaatttggacaacgtccaaataaccgttcaacgaacgtccatcattggacccgtgttgaacgattttgaaacaatattttgggcttctcagtgggactgactccattcagaaatctgaaccgattccggaatgagtttaactgggaaggCCTTAGTATAAAGATACGCAAAGGGTGTGCATAGAGAGTTAAGCCTAAAAAGTCTATCTATCGAGTAAAATTAGAATCCAgctttgctgcagaggtatcatagatggattccaaatgtgctcgatatcccaactacctacGAAACCGTTAagaatttttacacaagttgaatgatgaagatggacgtctgtgcTCAGTGCTACTGTCGTCATTTCGTTTGGTGGCTGAGTTAGCCTGAATTGACAGCGTCTCAAAATGGACAACATAATTATGCCACAGAGAACAAAACAAAACAGCAaatcttcagcattcaatttgtgtaaaatctctaacggtttcgaagatagttgggatatccaaactaggtgcgctactgtcgtcatgtttttttttgtggctgagttcgacataattgacagcggttattactctacccagtcaaactagtccggaaccggttcggacttccagcatgaattccagctcaaatgcatcaaccgatagtcggaattggttgttttctttgagcaagattccatactgaatccatttcgaaccggttacggaatggatttgacgaatAGTTGGggtaggttggtgtggcggcgctagtgtttatcgtatattaattcaaatgtttatacacgttttttttaatatttttgttcgatcatggatgttcTCTGTGTTTGTGCTATTAACATTTTGTATGTCAAACAATATGAGCACATATTGTACGTGCATCATGGTCAAGGAAAGGCGGACCTCgaattgaagtgttttgcaACAATAGACTATGATTGTTAAATTACTTATGGAATTTTGTTGATTGCTGCCAACGtaattgtcgatggttttggagcagttgcagcaatttcttgactcttggtggtacattgttctgatcgggaactggagtcacaatctgTTTTACAAGTTAATAAGTGTTGATTACCCTcggaactcagaataaattcacacCAGATGAGATTATAAATTCTTTTGAATTCTTCATCACAaggaaatagattcaaaggaagtggaatatagcgaagcaaaTTATGTGGACCAAATCGACGGTTTTGAAAGAAACCGTTCTTACCCTATAAGAACGCTTCAAAATCGCCCAATGAAGGACATTCATGGGACCAACGTTcgacgacgtccaaataaccgttcaacagacgtccatcgttggacccgtgtttaacgattttgaaacaattttttaggCTTCTCTGTATTCATAATCGGTTCCCACATTAGAAACCAACTGAGCGCGAAGAAATTGTTCCAAATCGTTCCTTCCTTCATTGGACGAACTTGAAAGCAACAGTTCTTAGAGGGAACACTCTAAGAACGGTTTctaaatcgtccaatgaaggacttTCGTAGGACCGATGTTGGACGACgtacaaataaccgttcaacagatgtccatcgttggaccagtgttgaacgattttgaaacaattttttgggctTCTCAGTGGGAAAACCGAGAGCAAAGCCATTCCAGAGCCCGTTCGGAATGCTGAATAGATTCCAGCTCAACTGACAACCGATTCGATTTGGtcgccctctaagaacggttggtttcaaaatcgtccaatgaaggacgttcgttggaccaatttggacaacggccaaataaccgttcaacaaacgtccatcgtcggacccgtgttgaacgattttgaaacaattttttggacgtctgaGTGGgcggtttcggaatcggttgttacatttgagctgaaatccatactgaatccattcaagaTTCCGAATAGTTTGACCGTGATACCGTCCAGTACAGTTTGGCCAGAATGCTGGCAGATTCTAGTAAATATtaaaatcggttgtgtcactgaagcCAGAATAGTAACTAGATCCTGCCAGAACTCCGGCTTAACTTTACTGGGTTATCTCATTCATTCcgaaccggtgccggaatgaTTTGACTGGGGCAATGAAATCCACCCAGAAAGCGGTTCGGAATTTCAGTTGGTTTCTGTCAGATCTCTGTCTCAAATTACGGTTCGCTTAACTGGCTTTGGTTAGAAAGTTTGTAAACAGTATACAAACATATACAAACGCCTTCACTCacgttttatttgaaaaataacaaaagcaTTCGTTTCCTATTGTTCTGTTTGGCGATTGAGATAAAGCAGCAGTTTTTTCTTTGCAGATGTCCACTGAAACAAAACGTCCCAGAATGGACGGCAGCAAATCCACAAAAAAAGGTAAAACTGACTCGCGGAATTACTACGCAAAGGCGTACGGTTCACATAGAAAGAACTACTTGGAACCTGGACAGCATGGCTTTCTGGTAACGTGCAACATGCGGGAAAAGGATTGTATTCGAGACAGCTTTCGGCTACTCAACGAATACGCGGACGAGCTGTACGGGAAACTGGGAGAGGAGGAAAAAGTTTCAACCAAGGAGGATGATCCGGAAGAGGAGGAAGACATTTCCGTTTTAGTTGAAAAGCAGGCAGAGACTGCTCGGACGGAAAAAAGACAGTTTCGATTCGAGTCGGTTGATACCGGTGCCAAGAACTGCTGTTTTATTACCACGATTTTGAAAGACCCGAAAGAGTTAGCACTAAGAATTTTGCGCGATTTGGCCGAAAGCAAGAAATTGAAAAGTCGCAACATTCTGCGACTCATGCCGATCGAGGTAGTGACGAAGGCCAATCTAAAGGATATCATCGATGCAGCTGGTGGATTGTTCGATCAGTACTTTTTAAAAGAACCGAAGACCTTTGCCATCGTATTCAATCGTCGGTACAATAATGGCCTCGATAGGGACAGTGTGATCAACGAGCTGGCTGGTTTGATCAGTGCCAAGAATATTGGCAATAAGGCTAATCTAAAGCATCCGGATTTGGCGGTTATTGTTGAGGTCATCAAAGGTCTTTGTCTAATCAGTGTTGTTCCAGAGTACTACGAACTGCGGAAGTATAATTTGGTGGAGATTTGCGCTCAGAAAGAGGAAGATGAACAGGCAAAGCAGGTCGTAGAAAGCGTCGACAAAGAAGTTGCTGAGGCTGGCGAGGATCGATCAGACAAAACAGATACGAAGGAAGTAACTGACTaaacaaaatgatttttttattgattaaaaACGACTAATAAACACTGAATTTCACGAACAATAACAATCTACAACGGACATATTTTATATTCTAACAATGTTCTGGTTGTTTATCTCCACTTTCGTCTGCATTTGGCTGCTTTATGAATGAAGAAGCGGATCGTTTGCGTCTACTTTGGGACTTTGTTGGGGAGTACTGTTTTAAACATTCGACGTCGCTAAAAATTACCTGCGGTCCAGCCCCAGAAGGAATAACGTCCCCTTTGAATATTTTCGTTTCGATTTCCCCTTTAGTGTCTGTTTTTGCATCTGTATCATCATGAGCAGCGGTCAGTTTTGTAACGGACTTTCTGCTAGAGTAGTAAGGCTGCAAAAGGTTTCCCAGTGGAATTGGGTTAGCAGAGCGATGTTCCAACCAACGTTCATCAGTTGAGCGGGATCGACGATAGCGAGGAGTTGCCACAGCAATGCCCTGgaataaagaaaaacaaaatagaaaTAATTACAGATTCATGATCGCAACATATTTCCGATGCTTACTCTAGCTGGTCTTGGAGTATGTAAAATTCCATTTGAACGCACCGCAGTTACTCGACTGGAAATGGGCGTGATCCACTCATCCTCGCTGATGGAACGACCGGCATTCTTCAGCGGTGTTCTACCCTCAATAATCTCCGAAACCAGCATGAGTCGCTCGTCCTTCTCTCGCATTTCATCCTTCAATTTGTTCTTCTGGTCCGGCAATTTCAGTTCCAACTCCCGGCTCGTCGTTGACTCGACAGCCATTATTGAATTATACTTCTTTTGTTGCCGCTCGCTATTAATTTTCAATTGATTTAGTCGCTGTGTTTTCTGATCGAGGTGTTGCTGTAGCTCCCGAACCTGCTTCTCCAGTGTCCGATTGCGTTGGTTCGATTCGTCTATCAAACTTTCAAAAATAAGAATCTTTCTCTCCAAATCCCTAGATTTTTGCTGACTATATTTGAGCACACCTTTGATTGAAGTATTTTCCGTCTTTAGTACTACGTTCTCGCGCTCAACTTTTAACAGATTCATTCGGAAGTGATCCTGACTCGCATCATAATTATCGCACAGTGATTTCCGTTTTTGGATTCTTACTTCGAGAACTTTGATCAGCTCCTGAATCAGTTCTTGCGTCTCAGGGCTGTACATTTTCATATCGGGGAAGTTTTGACCTAAACTGTAAACCAAACTCAAATCGATATCCAACTTCGCAGCGAATTCCTGGTGATGTTTCTCCAAGTCATTGATCGCTATCTTAAAGATTTGGTTGGCCTTACGACGACCAGGAGTCAATCCGGCATCAACCTTCGTCGAAGTTGACCGTGCAATGTGGACATCCTGAGACATCTCGGCAAACTTCATTACCTAAGAATAAGCAGAACTGTTTGACCATATCTAGGTTCAAACTCAATCACCACAAAAAATAGCTTACCTGTACCGTTTCATCATAATCTTCCGCCCTGGGATTGACACAAACAATCATTCGTACCTGTCCTTCCCCATCGAAATAATTCTTAAACAGATGAGTAATTTTTGATTCACGATAGGGTACCATTTTCGAACTCCCTGTCATCTGGTTCTCCCGCAATATCTCCAAACACGTCCGTAGAGTCATCAGACTGTTGTTGATATTACCTGTCTCCTTCAATCGCTGACCGGTGTTACCCGTACGACTAGTTCTTTCACTACCGGCCAGATCCACCAGCGACAGTTGACTAACGGTAACCGTATTTCGGTCTTGAACAACCTGTTCACCCAGGTCATCGACCGGTGCCTGCACCAGTCGTATGTTAAACACCGAGTGCGATCGACTCGATTCGGCATTCAGAATAGTATGGCCAACTCGTTTTCGCTTCTGGCCGATCGAAAATACATCTAACGCCTCTTCCGCCGTTTTCACCTCAATCTCATTGACACCATGGACAAACATGTTTCGGTTGGCATCCTCTCGAACCATTTTGCTCTGCAGCGTTCTAAAATTGTAAGAAAAAAGTCAATACATCTTCCTAAACAGAGAAAAACTTACTTCTGGACAGTCGTTTCTTCCAGCAGATCAAACACGGAATTATTGTACACCTCAACGTAGCTAATAAAAACCGAATAGATATTATCCTCATCAATGCCGCTAACCTCGGACGGGTCCACGGAAGCCTTCGAAGCAATTTCCGGATCAGTGTCCTTTCGCTTGATGCGATTCTGCTTAGAGTGCAACAACTCGGCATGCCGCTCCAGCATTGCATCCGCATCCGAAAGAACATCGAACCCGTTCATTCGATCAGGTTTAAAAATAAACTTCTTCGCCTGATAATCCGCGATGGATCGAAACAGTGCATCCAAACATCGGGGCATAATGCCCCGGTGCTGCATGTCCCCCGTCATGGTGTATGTTTTTCCACTTCCCGTAACGCCGTACGTAAACAGTAGCCCATTGTTACCACGGATCAATGATTCCACCAGTGGTTGGGCCACCTTCGCGTATATTTCATGCTGTGGTACGTCCGATTCAAAGACATTCCGATAGAGATACTGGGTTTCCTTGAGGTTCGATATTTTGTAGTTCATAGCAATTTCAGGTGGTGTCAAGACGACCATGTTGTGGCCAATTACTCGCAAACAGGACAGATCGAATTCGCATGGTAACGGACGGATCCGGCAGTACACCTGAACAGGGTCGCTTGGTAACCTGTTGCTAGAATTGTCTCGACTTGACAGTGGCATCGTCTTTGGGAATACCTTGACTGGCGTTTTTTGGCGCCTGCAATGCTATAGAATGAAGTAAAGTTCGTTAGACAacacaacacatttttataCTTACATCGTCTTCATTTTTGAAAGTGGTATCTGGTCAATATGTGGAAAAATTTCTCATTCAGTTGCAGCTTAAATAAAAGCGAGAAACACGCTCAAGATGATAATTTTTTACAAGTTTCGGCATTTAGTGAATAAACGGAACAAAATCCGTCCGCAATCCGTATCCGTTACAAAAGCCATCCAGAAATTGTTAAATGATTTCTGTATGGATTCCAGCAGAATTGCAACAATCGTTTTCGAAACATTGAATTAAAATCGGTTGTTTCTTATATTCAGCCcaataaagttcagccggaaataagccgtaattctggctggttttcGTTAGTATTCCGgatccagtgacacaaccgctCGGTCAAagcattcggaatttgattcagaatcctgaatggagttagtacggattccagctcaaattcaACAACTGATttcgaaaccgattgagtcggaaccGGTTGTTGCATTTCCCTCTAAGTACCGTGTTGGTTTAAAAATCgtccaatttatttatttatttatagcgcacatcaacaggccgcactcgggcccaatgatggaaacttaaactaattacatctaaaaaactgcaggaatcgattaCTTAATGAtatccgagacaaatgaaagtcgaacaggtgcgacacacgattgaagaggcgttgtagtcccgtgatagcggcattagctgtttgaatagttcgtcgaaacggcactctcagaagaacgtttccgcgtaacgttctggaccttgcttggaggttgactcgctctagtaaatctggagagtcgatgcgtcctgacagaagatcagagatgaataaggctcttgcagtttctctacgacgctgaagggtgtcgagctggatgagttgacaccgactctcgtagcttggtagacgaacaggatcgcgccaaggcaggcgtcgaagagcataccgtataaattttcgttgaacgccttcaattcgatcgctgctgttcatgcaattcgggttccagactgccgaagaatactccagcgtagagcgcactaaagagAAGTAGAGGCTTTTGATACAATAAATGTCTGcgaaggatttagccgtacggaaaatgaagcccagggcttcgcgatgctttaccaacaacatacgaaatgtgattcttaaatgtaaatttcgaatctaacagcactccaagatccttaacgcagctcacccgggaaacaagagctccagacaagttatattcaaactcaatgggatcttttttttctggagaacgatatcacagaacatttcgccggattcagaatcattcggttgttttcacaccatctgctgaaagtgtcgaatttctgctgcaaatattgtgcatacgacaaccgtggccctttcagctgatagtttacatcgttgaaatagagagtgagtataaatggtccgagatgacttccttgcggaataccagacgttgcggagaacagtttggagtatgcatcacctatgttcacactgagttgacggccaacgagataggattgaaaccatcgcaggagtgatccactgaagacaagtttttccaatttagcgattgcgatatcgtgattgattttgtcgaaagctgcagataagtcagtatatataacatcagtttgttgattcgcatcgaacccttcggacacaaaagaggttagagatagtagattcgtcgacgtcgatcgattcggcatgaatccgtgttggtctttagaaatatatttcttacactgaaaaaacactgactccaccacgactaactcaaagagcttggaaatggcacagagcgcagaaattcctcgataattgtcaatgtttctttatcaccttttttgtggacaggaaagatgaaagctgctttccacaattgaggaaaaatcgcggttgtcagtgtcattttgaatagttgacagagaggtttcaccaaaccagatatacactttttcaaaaacacagcatGGACACCATCTGGCCTgggagatgacgatgctttaagcttggatgctgctgatacaatatccgagtaCTCCACACGAATCTCACTCACTGACTgttcgagttgggccacgccactagctgcaacgtcaatctgctgcgaggacagaaacactcgcaaatttagaggcgaacaatttgcatatggcttgtgaatcatgcccaacttcaccattcaaaaacattgtagaaggtaagccggtttctttccgctgctcattgacgtatctccaaaacgatttaggatccgacttaagcttacgttccatttttcgttgatagtttgaaaaacaaaaacag carries:
- the LOC131690116 gene encoding probable U2 small nuclear ribonucleoprotein A' isoform X2 — translated: MVKLTPDLINQSMQYMNPCRDRELDLRGYKIPQIENMGATLDQFDTFDFSDNDIRKLDGFPHLPRLKCLLMNNNRIVRISDILHESLPNLESVILTGNNIQELGDLEPLTKLPKLQTLSLLTNPVSTKQHYREYVAFRFPNLRLLDFRKIKAKEREAAKELFKSKKGKELHREIMRKAKLSMPVPDKPSVHNATPADIQRIREAIKRATNLHEVERLTRILQSGQISGDFMLNGNGNMETD
- the LOC131690116 gene encoding probable U2 small nuclear ribonucleoprotein A' isoform X1 — translated: MVKLTPDLINQSMQYMNPCRDRELDLRGYKIPQIENMGATLDQFDTFDFSDNDIRKLDGFPHLPRLKCLLMNNNRIVRISDILHESLPNLESVILTGNNIQELGDLEPLTKLPKLQTLSLLTNPVSTKQHYREYVAFRFPNLRLLDFRKIKAKEREAAKELFKSKKGKELHREIMRKAKLSMPVPDKPSVHNATPADIQRIREAIKRATNLHEVERLTRILQSGQISGDFMLNGKFENRFALLAQNFV
- the LOC131690115 gene encoding THUMP domain-containing protein 1 homolog: MSTETKRPRMDGSKSTKKGKTDSRNYYAKAYGSHRKNYLEPGQHGFLVTCNMREKDCIRDSFRLLNEYADELYGKLGEEEKVSTKEDDPEEEEDISVLVEKQAETARTEKRQFRFESVDTGAKNCCFITTILKDPKELALRILRDLAESKKLKSRNILRLMPIEVVTKANLKDIIDAAGGLFDQYFLKEPKTFAIVFNRRYNNGLDRDSVINELAGLISAKNIGNKANLKHPDLAVIVEVIKGLCLISVVPEYYELRKYNLVEICAQKEEDEQAKQVVESVDKEVAEAGEDRSDKTDTKEVTD
- the LOC131690114 gene encoding kinesin-like protein KIF23 yields the protein MKTMRQKTPVKVFPKTMPLSSRDNSSNRLPSDPVQVYCRIRPLPCEFDLSCLRVIGHNMVVLTPPEIAMNYKISNLKETQYLYRNVFESDVPQHEIYAKVAQPLVESLIRGNNGLLFTYGVTGSGKTYTMTGDMQHRGIMPRCLDALFRSIADYQAKKFIFKPDRMNGFDVLSDADAMLERHAELLHSKQNRIKRKDTDPEIASKASVDPSEVSGIDEDNIYSVFISYVEVYNNSVFDLLEETTVQKTLQSKMVREDANRNMFVHGVNEIEVKTAEEALDVFSIGQKRKRVGHTILNAESSRSHSVFNIRLVQAPVDDLGEQVVQDRNTVTVSQLSLVDLAGSERTSRTGNTGQRLKETGNINNSLMTLRTCLEILRENQMTGSSKMVPYRESKITHLFKNYFDGEGQVRMIVCVNPRAEDYDETVQVMKFAEMSQDVHIARSTSTKVDAGLTPGRRKANQIFKIAINDLEKHHQEFAAKLDIDLSLVYSLGQNFPDMKMYSPETQELIQELIKVLEVRIQKRKSLCDNYDASQDHFRMNLLKVERENVVLKTENTSIKGVLKYSQQKSRDLERKILIFESLIDESNQRNRTLEKQVRELQQHLDQKTQRLNQLKINSERQQKKYNSIMAVESTTSRELELKLPDQKNKLKDEMREKDERLMLVSEIIEGRTPLKNAGRSISEDEWITPISSRVTAVRSNGILHTPRPARGIAVATPRYRRSRSTDERWLEHRSANPIPLGNLLQPYYSSRKSVTKLTAAHDDTDAKTDTKGEIETKIFKGDVIPSGAGPQVIFSDVECLKQYSPTKSQSRRKRSASSFIKQPNADESGDKQPEHC